The following coding sequences are from one Paenibacillus sp. FSL R5-0912 window:
- a CDS encoding MerR family transcriptional regulator: MLGAEITIGELAELMQVSVHQIRYFEEKGVLLPSYTDTNQYRKYGIDQIYQLSQIMLLRKLGMPVQAIKESMAEDGEQVMEEKLHHSLGEVGREIARLQQLEQLLLKVLHEQRDFQMDKQSYSVKMREALQLQKWFDMDSAAALDARTLVEQSAGVNHLFETDIHYVYDRKDTVSLYTALERGRGIGRILPAGNYLSLKLQVKDESGLEKAIEQFSRHAEHEYSELPGPLILIEKSYLSLFSQGMLHYEILLCIETEAASGIDPL, translated from the coding sequence GTGTTGGGGGCGGAAATTACAATTGGCGAATTGGCCGAGCTGATGCAGGTGTCGGTTCATCAGATCAGGTATTTTGAGGAAAAAGGGGTGCTTCTCCCTTCCTATACGGATACGAACCAGTATCGCAAGTATGGCATAGACCAGATCTATCAGCTCTCGCAAATTATGCTGCTGCGCAAGCTGGGGATGCCCGTGCAGGCGATAAAAGAAAGTATGGCGGAGGACGGAGAGCAGGTAATGGAAGAGAAGCTGCATCACTCGCTGGGGGAGGTAGGCAGAGAGATTGCCAGGCTCCAGCAGCTGGAGCAGCTCCTCTTGAAGGTTCTGCATGAGCAGCGTGATTTTCAGATGGACAAGCAGAGCTACAGCGTGAAAATGCGTGAAGCATTGCAGCTGCAAAAGTGGTTTGACATGGATTCGGCAGCCGCTCTTGATGCAAGAACACTGGTGGAACAGTCTGCAGGCGTAAACCATTTGTTCGAAACTGATATTCATTATGTTTATGACCGTAAGGATACTGTCTCATTGTATACGGCTCTGGAGCGGGGCAGAGGAATCGGACGGATTTTACCGGCGGGCAACTATCTCTCTCTTAAGTTACAGGTGAAAGATGAATCCGGGCTTGAGAAGGCTATTGAACAATTCAGCCGCCATGCTGAGCATGAATATAGTGAACTTCCGGGTCCGCTTATTCTTATCGAGAAATCCTACCTCTCTTTGTTCAGCCAGGGCATGCTCCATTATGAGATATTGCTCTGCATTGAAACCGAAGCCGCTTCGGGCATAGATCCTTTATGA
- a CDS encoding GNAT family N-acetyltransferase: MTHSSVPKTITTVDIQPEHNLEVSRIIVHGFQSKFMALAKVDPGELAVFFEQLLEHSAEGLCTKRVVALRGGVVAGTLSLKWHKNSVSITGKAAESAKLSAWKQITAIGTRNTLLLLATLYGLNYDPLPGECYIADLAVHPEHQGKGVGQLLIGRAQQFMQDHPRLTYLSLHVSGNNRAAKSLYERLGFSTQAEEYSLLSKFLSGEVKWEYMISRQYGGSYEQENRN, from the coding sequence ATGACCCATTCTTCTGTTCCCAAAACGATTACCACTGTAGACATACAGCCGGAACATAATCTTGAGGTCAGCCGGATCATTGTGCATGGATTCCAGAGTAAGTTTATGGCGCTAGCCAAGGTTGATCCAGGGGAGTTAGCCGTGTTTTTTGAGCAGCTGCTGGAGCATTCAGCGGAAGGTCTGTGCACGAAACGGGTGGTGGCGCTGCGAGGCGGGGTAGTGGCGGGTACCCTTAGCCTGAAGTGGCACAAGAACTCTGTAAGTATCACCGGAAAGGCGGCTGAATCCGCCAAGCTTTCTGCATGGAAGCAGATTACAGCGATTGGCACAAGAAATACACTGCTGCTGCTGGCCACACTCTATGGCTTGAACTATGACCCATTGCCGGGAGAATGCTATATCGCAGATCTTGCGGTTCATCCTGAACATCAGGGTAAAGGTGTAGGGCAACTGCTGATAGGCCGGGCACAACAATTTATGCAGGATCATCCGCGATTAACATATTTAAGCCTGCATGTCTCTGGAAACAACAGGGCTGCCAAGAGTTTGTATGAACGGCTTGGATTCAGCACCCAAGCGGAAGAGTATAGCCTGTTAAGCAAATTTCTGTCCGGTGAAGTGAAGTGGGAGTATATGATCAGCAGGCAATATGGAGGTTCATATGAACAAGAAAATCGTAATTAG
- a CDS encoding alpha-glucuronidase family glycosyl hydrolase — MRQQPDNQTAVVAGSGYDAWLSYPKLPQGNLYTQYVKWCGAVTVTEEQETVQAALREWQRGIASMLDIEAGASPAAGGFTIAFGTFHGGNPLIQDVFDVKTIQGVGPEGFAIRTSLTQKCIAVGASAPAGVLYGVFHLLRLIGGLKDIERLDETVNPVNALRMINHWDNFDGSVERGYSGRSFLYENNRFTDDFNRITDYARLMSTAGINAIAINNVNVHALETLFISTYLPDVARIADVFRTYGIRLFLSVNFAGPMHEGEVGTADPLDTGVREWWKTKAAEIYTVIPDFGGFVVKADSENRPGPFTYGRDHADGANMLAEALEPFGGIVIWRCFVYNCKQDWRDRKTDRARAAYDHFKPLDGKFHDNVILQIKNGPMDFQVREPVSPLFGALEQTNQVIEFQIAQEYTGQQRHVCYLVPQWKEIMEFDTLAQGGTAPVKHIVDGSLWGNRYSGVAAVSNVGNDRNWTGHLLAQANLYGFGRLAWNPELSAEEIAAEWIALTFGAEAAVAGVISRILLDSWEIYESYTAPLGVGWMINPEHHYGPNVDGYEYSQWGTYHYADHQGIGVDRTVATGTGYSAQYMGNNAQRYDSLEECPDELLLFFHHVPYTHVLHSGKTVIQHIYDTHFAGAERADGLLAAWNGLKGRIAEGLYVQVEERLRGQAAHAKEWRDQINTYFYRKSGIEDSGARKIY, encoded by the coding sequence ATGAGACAACAACCGGACAATCAGACTGCCGTAGTAGCCGGCAGCGGATACGACGCCTGGTTAAGCTACCCGAAGCTGCCGCAAGGCAATCTATATACGCAATATGTGAAATGGTGCGGGGCCGTAACCGTGACGGAAGAGCAGGAGACGGTGCAAGCGGCGCTGCGTGAATGGCAGAGAGGGATTGCCTCGATGCTGGACATTGAGGCAGGGGCTTCACCGGCTGCGGGCGGATTCACCATAGCATTCGGCACCTTCCATGGTGGCAATCCGCTGATTCAGGATGTATTTGATGTGAAGACGATTCAAGGGGTAGGACCGGAAGGATTCGCGATCCGCACCAGCCTGACCCAGAAGTGCATTGCCGTAGGGGCTTCCGCACCGGCAGGTGTGCTGTATGGTGTCTTCCACCTCCTGCGCCTGATTGGAGGTCTGAAAGACATTGAGCGTCTGGATGAAACCGTGAATCCGGTGAACGCGCTGCGCATGATCAACCATTGGGATAATTTCGACGGCAGTGTAGAGCGGGGATATTCGGGGAGATCCTTCCTCTATGAGAATAACCGCTTCACGGATGATTTTAACAGAATTACCGATTACGCTCGGCTGATGTCTACCGCAGGGATTAATGCCATTGCGATCAATAACGTGAACGTTCATGCGCTGGAAACATTGTTTATCTCCACCTACCTGCCCGATGTAGCGAGAATCGCTGATGTATTCAGAACCTATGGTATCCGGCTGTTCCTGAGCGTGAACTTCGCGGGCCCGATGCATGAAGGTGAAGTAGGAACTGCAGATCCGCTGGACACCGGAGTCCGGGAGTGGTGGAAGACGAAAGCGGCTGAAATCTATACGGTGATTCCTGATTTCGGCGGATTCGTGGTCAAGGCCGATTCGGAGAACCGGCCAGGCCCGTTCACGTACGGGCGGGATCATGCCGATGGCGCCAATATGCTGGCGGAGGCGCTGGAGCCGTTCGGCGGCATCGTTATCTGGCGCTGCTTCGTGTACAACTGCAAGCAGGACTGGCGTGACCGCAAGACGGACCGGGCGAGAGCAGCCTATGATCATTTCAAGCCGCTTGACGGTAAGTTCCATGATAACGTAATTCTGCAGATCAAGAACGGCCCGATGGATTTCCAGGTCAGAGAACCGGTATCTCCGCTGTTCGGGGCGCTTGAACAGACCAATCAGGTAATTGAATTTCAAATTGCCCAGGAGTATACCGGACAGCAGCGTCATGTCTGTTACCTGGTTCCGCAGTGGAAAGAGATTATGGAATTTGATACGCTGGCCCAAGGCGGAACGGCTCCGGTGAAGCATATCGTTGACGGCTCGTTATGGGGCAACCGTTACAGCGGTGTGGCCGCGGTATCCAATGTGGGCAATGACCGGAATTGGACCGGTCATCTGCTGGCTCAGGCGAATCTTTACGGATTCGGGCGGCTGGCCTGGAACCCGGAGCTTAGCGCGGAAGAAATAGCTGCGGAGTGGATCGCCCTGACGTTTGGTGCAGAGGCTGCGGTTGCCGGCGTAATCAGCCGGATTCTACTGGATTCCTGGGAGATTTACGAGTCCTATACAGCACCGCTTGGCGTGGGCTGGATGATTAACCCTGAGCATCACTATGGACCTAATGTTGACGGCTATGAATATTCACAATGGGGTACCTACCATTATGCCGATCATCAGGGAATCGGTGTAGACCGGACTGTGGCTACAGGCACCGGATACAGCGCCCAGTATATGGGCAACAATGCGCAGCGCTATGATTCGCTGGAAGAATGTCCGGATGAACTGCTGCTGTTCTTCCATCATGTGCCTTACACCCATGTGCTGCATTCCGGCAAAACTGTGATTCAGCATATCTACGACACCCATTTTGCAGGTGCGGAACGTGCTGACGGGCTGCTGGCTGCCTGGAACGGATTGAAGGGAAGGATCGCAGAGGGGTTGTATGTGCAGGTAGAGGAACGTCTGCGGGGACAGGCTGCGCATGCCAAGGAGTGGCGCGACCAGATCAATACTTACTTTTACCGCAAGAGCGGTATAGAAGATTCCGGAGCACGCAAGATTTATTGA
- a CDS encoding alpha/beta hydrolase family protein, which produces MNKKIVISLIIVLGILLGAGLYIVRQNTFEMIEQSVEIPTPQGKLTGILTLPKNAAGGLGLVLFIHGDGPVDASHHDGYKPLWERLASLGYASLSLNKRGINGSAGSWLEQSIGDRVEEAGQALAWARAQTFVDSGRVGVWGASQAGWVIPKLAAQETLAFSILVSPAINWLQQGAYNTRQQMKKDGYTAEEIKRQITYEQQVDELLLQGADYEEYTQLTHPKEAMSAERWSFVRRNFLSDATNELQNFKSPVLLLLGEEDLNVDVEQTESVYRENISPASLLTVRLFPDTEHSMLRVQTADSALRALMISLFAPRKITVDGYMEQIELFLSKQG; this is translated from the coding sequence ATGAACAAGAAAATCGTAATTAGCTTAATCATCGTGTTAGGTATACTGCTTGGTGCGGGTCTTTATATTGTGCGTCAGAATACGTTTGAAATGATAGAGCAGTCCGTTGAGATTCCCACCCCGCAGGGCAAATTAACGGGGATACTGACGCTCCCTAAGAACGCCGCAGGCGGACTGGGTTTAGTACTATTCATCCATGGCGACGGACCGGTCGATGCTTCACATCATGACGGATACAAACCACTCTGGGAACGGCTCGCCTCGCTGGGGTATGCCTCTCTGTCGCTTAATAAAAGAGGAATCAATGGATCCGCAGGCAGCTGGCTTGAGCAGAGTATCGGGGATCGGGTGGAGGAAGCCGGACAGGCACTGGCCTGGGCCAGAGCGCAGACGTTCGTGGATAGCGGGCGGGTTGGTGTATGGGGAGCCAGCCAAGCGGGTTGGGTGATTCCGAAGCTTGCGGCACAAGAAACGCTCGCATTCAGCATTCTGGTCTCACCGGCCATCAATTGGCTGCAGCAGGGGGCGTATAATACCCGGCAGCAGATGAAGAAGGACGGGTATACCGCCGAGGAAATTAAGCGTCAGATCACCTACGAGCAGCAAGTGGACGAGCTTTTGCTTCAGGGAGCAGACTATGAAGAATATACACAATTGACTCATCCGAAGGAGGCAATGTCCGCAGAACGCTGGTCATTTGTCCGCCGGAACTTTCTGTCAGACGCTACGAATGAGCTACAGAACTTCAAATCCCCGGTGCTCCTGCTGCTTGGCGAAGAGGACTTGAATGTAGATGTGGAGCAAACGGAGTCGGTGTACCGTGAGAACATCAGCCCTGCCTCACTGCTCACGGTTAGGCTGTTCCCGGACACCGAGCATTCTATGCTTCGGGTCCAAACGGCTGATTCTGCTCTGCGTGCATTGATGATCAGTCTCTTTGCCCCTCGGAAGATTACAGTTGATGGTTATATGGAGCAGATAGAACTGTTTCTTAGTAAACAAGGCTGA
- a CDS encoding glycoside hydrolase family 43 protein has translation MSRNLIHNPILRGFHPDPSICRAGEDYYIATSTFEWFPGVRIHHSRDLLNWRPLTYALTRKSQLNMEGDPDSGGVWAPCLTYDAGLFYLIYTDVKSRQGAFKDTPNYLVTAKNIEGPWSEPVYLNSSGFDPSLFHDEDGRKWLVNMLWDHRTGNNSFAGIVLQEYSATEQRLTGPVIPIYKGTELKLTEGPHLYRKDGWYYLITAEGGTQYNHAVTVARSRQIEGPYETAPNHPLLTSAGNRELELQKAGHASLVHTHTDEWYMVHLCGRPVKDNYCNLGRETAIQRCEFTDEGWLALAGGGNAPALTVPGPAIPEHPFSAPAPRDDFDAPQLDVRWSTLRVPAEEAWLSLQERPGYLRLRGRESMSSMHRQSLVALRQQAFSCSAETAIEFEPQHFQQMAGLIVYYDTKDYLYLRITHDETLGKCVGIIRSRDGVYEDTLTADVPLPTGASVALKVVIDREFAQFHYQSGESAWEKIGGPMEIYHLSDDFPAYIRFTGTFIGMCVQDLSGTLHAADFDYFEYQEFDV, from the coding sequence ATGAGCAGAAATCTGATTCATAATCCGATTCTCCGCGGGTTTCATCCGGACCCGTCGATCTGCCGGGCGGGGGAGGACTACTACATTGCCACCTCCACCTTCGAATGGTTTCCCGGCGTACGGATTCATCATTCACGCGATCTGTTAAACTGGCGCCCGCTTACGTATGCGCTGACCCGCAAATCGCAGTTGAATATGGAAGGTGATCCGGATTCCGGAGGCGTATGGGCGCCTTGTCTCACTTATGATGCGGGACTCTTTTATCTGATCTATACCGATGTCAAAAGCAGACAGGGGGCGTTCAAGGATACGCCTAACTATCTGGTAACTGCTAAGAATATCGAAGGTCCCTGGTCTGAGCCTGTGTATCTGAACAGCAGTGGCTTCGACCCTTCGCTGTTCCATGATGAAGACGGGCGCAAATGGCTGGTTAATATGCTGTGGGATCACCGCACCGGGAATAACAGCTTCGCCGGCATTGTGCTGCAGGAGTATTCGGCAACTGAGCAGCGGCTTACCGGTCCGGTCATTCCCATTTATAAGGGAACGGAGCTGAAGCTCACGGAAGGACCGCATCTGTACCGGAAGGACGGCTGGTATTATCTCATTACGGCTGAGGGCGGCACACAGTATAATCATGCGGTAACCGTGGCGCGGTCACGGCAAATCGAAGGGCCTTACGAAACGGCCCCTAATCATCCGCTGCTTACTTCTGCCGGAAATCGTGAATTGGAGCTGCAGAAGGCAGGACACGCCAGTCTTGTCCACACGCATACAGATGAATGGTATATGGTGCATTTATGCGGCCGTCCCGTGAAGGACAATTATTGTAATCTGGGCCGGGAGACGGCTATTCAGCGCTGCGAATTCACGGATGAAGGCTGGCTCGCCCTGGCCGGCGGCGGGAACGCCCCGGCGCTTACTGTGCCCGGTCCGGCCATTCCGGAGCATCCATTCTCCGCTCCGGCTCCCCGTGATGATTTCGATGCCCCGCAGCTGGATGTCCGCTGGAGCACCCTGCGTGTGCCTGCTGAGGAAGCGTGGCTATCGCTACAGGAGCGCCCCGGGTATTTGCGCCTCCGGGGCAGAGAATCCATGAGCTCCATGCACCGCCAGAGTCTGGTTGCCCTGCGCCAGCAGGCTTTCAGCTGCAGCGCCGAAACCGCCATTGAATTCGAGCCGCAGCACTTCCAGCAGATGGCCGGATTAATTGTCTATTATGATACGAAGGATTATCTCTACTTGCGGATTACTCATGATGAGACCCTCGGGAAATGCGTGGGCATCATCCGCTCGCGGGACGGGGTCTATGAGGATACCCTAACTGCGGATGTCCCGCTGCCGACGGGAGCAAGCGTAGCATTGAAGGTAGTGATCGACCGGGAATTCGCCCAATTCCACTATCAGTCGGGGGAATCCGCTTGGGAGAAAATCGGCGGGCCCATGGAAATCTATCATCTGTCCGATGATTTCCCGGCCTACATCCGCTTTACCGGGACTTTCATCGGAATGTGTGTGCAGGATTTGAGCGGAACGCTTCATGCGGCGGATTTTGATTATTTTGAGTACCAGGAGTTTGATGTGTAA
- a CDS encoding mannitol dehydrogenase family protein translates to MLSLTRSSIADREAWEAAGVELPQFDFAAVAQNTLDKPEWVHFGAGNIFRGFVANAHQKLLDSGKADTGIIAAETFDFEMIDKVYKPYDNLTLLVLMNARGDFQKRIVSSIVEGLTADKTREADYSRLTAVFENPSLQMASFTITEKGYSLTGPNGQYLGIVEMDIAGGPEQPVHAMSIVCSFAYRRYLKGQHPMTFVSMDNCSHNGDKLKNGMVTIAKEWAAKGHVEEGFVAYLEDEQKITFPLSMIDKITPRPSESVQAALLEQGIGGMDVIVTSKNTYTAPFVNAEISEYLVIEDKFTNGRPALEEAGVIFTDRDTVNNVETMKVTTCLNPLHTALAVTGCLLGYTLIADEMKDDTLRKLVEIIGYKEGLPVVVDPGILSPKQFLDEVLQERFANPFIPDTPQRIATDTSQKVGIRFGETIKSYIRREELDPAQLTAIPLAIAAWCRYLLGVNDEGGVFALSPDPLLEALQARLEGITLGANAEQAAKVRAVLEDQAIFGVDLYAIGLGEVIQGMFTEMLAGPGAVRATLEKYIA, encoded by the coding sequence ATGCTGAGCCTCACCAGAAGCAGCATTGCGGACCGTGAAGCCTGGGAAGCCGCAGGTGTAGAGCTGCCGCAGTTCGATTTCGCAGCGGTAGCACAGAATACACTGGATAAGCCGGAGTGGGTTCACTTTGGCGCCGGAAATATCTTCAGAGGCTTCGTGGCCAATGCCCACCAGAAGCTGCTCGACAGCGGCAAGGCAGATACCGGTATCATTGCTGCCGAGACCTTCGACTTCGAGATGATCGACAAGGTCTACAAGCCTTATGATAATCTGACTCTGCTGGTATTGATGAATGCGCGCGGCGACTTCCAGAAGAGAATCGTCAGCAGCATCGTGGAAGGTCTCACAGCGGATAAGACCCGCGAAGCGGATTACAGCCGCCTGACCGCAGTGTTCGAGAATCCCAGCCTGCAGATGGCCAGCTTCACGATTACGGAAAAAGGCTATTCCCTCACCGGACCGAACGGCCAGTATCTGGGTATCGTCGAGATGGATATCGCCGGCGGTCCGGAGCAGCCGGTCCATGCGATGAGCATCGTCTGCTCCTTCGCTTACCGGCGTTATCTGAAGGGACAGCATCCGATGACCTTCGTCAGCATGGACAACTGCTCGCATAACGGCGATAAGCTGAAGAACGGCATGGTTACGATCGCCAAAGAATGGGCGGCCAAAGGCCATGTAGAAGAAGGCTTCGTTGCTTATCTTGAGGATGAGCAGAAGATTACCTTTCCGCTGTCCATGATTGACAAAATCACGCCGCGCCCGTCCGAATCGGTGCAGGCGGCGCTGCTGGAGCAGGGAATCGGCGGCATGGATGTGATCGTCACCTCCAAGAATACGTACACCGCCCCCTTCGTCAACGCCGAGATCAGCGAGTACCTGGTGATTGAAGATAAATTCACCAACGGCCGCCCGGCGCTGGAAGAAGCCGGTGTCATCTTCACCGACCGGGATACGGTCAACAATGTCGAAACCATGAAGGTAACTACCTGCCTCAATCCGCTGCATACTGCGCTGGCAGTAACCGGCTGTCTGCTCGGTTACACGCTGATTGCCGATGAGATGAAGGATGATACCTTGCGGAAGCTCGTGGAGATTATTGGCTACAAAGAAGGCCTGCCGGTGGTTGTAGACCCGGGCATTCTGAGTCCGAAGCAGTTCCTCGATGAAGTGCTGCAGGAGCGCTTCGCCAATCCGTTCATTCCGGATACCCCCCAGCGGATTGCTACCGATACTTCGCAGAAGGTCGGCATCCGCTTCGGCGAGACGATCAAGTCGTACATCCGCCGTGAGGAGCTCGATCCGGCGCAGCTTACGGCCATTCCGCTGGCAATTGCAGCTTGGTGCCGGTATTTGCTCGGCGTGAACGATGAAGGCGGCGTGTTCGCGCTGAGTCCCGACCCGCTACTGGAAGCTTTACAGGCCCGGCTGGAAGGAATTACGCTAGGCGCGAATGCAGAGCAGGCAGCGAAGGTGCGGGCGGTTCTCGAGGATCAAGCCATCTTCGGCGTTGACCTGTACGCCATTGGACTGGGTGAAGTCATCCAAGGGATGTTCACTGAGATGCTGGCGGGCCCCGGTGCTGTGCGGGCTACGCTGGAGAAATATATCGCCTGA
- a CDS encoding GntR family transcriptional regulator — MSYLKQEILSLALKPGSMISETALSERFQLSRTPIRDVLKQLSLEQYVDIYPKKGNLVSYIDLESVEQIIYLRNVLEKEIMKSLAGNIPLKGLHELRGNLAQQQKCIEQAEGAEVFLQLDDQFHRTMFGLAGREFLWGVLQQFNVHYIRYRKLHMLKDEKLATIQQEHQQLLDYTLQGDTAGIDELLHHHLRADIDSTNFQEHFATYIKQ, encoded by the coding sequence ATGTCGTATCTGAAACAGGAAATTCTCTCGCTTGCGCTGAAGCCCGGGTCGATGATCAGTGAGACCGCGCTTTCCGAACGCTTCCAGCTGTCGCGGACGCCGATCCGGGATGTGCTGAAGCAATTGTCCCTGGAGCAGTACGTGGACATCTATCCCAAAAAAGGCAATCTGGTCTCGTACATAGATCTGGAGTCGGTGGAGCAGATAATCTATCTCCGCAATGTGCTGGAGAAGGAAATTATGAAGTCGCTGGCCGGTAATATTCCGCTGAAGGGGCTGCATGAGCTGAGGGGCAACCTTGCGCAGCAGCAGAAGTGTATTGAGCAGGCCGAGGGGGCCGAGGTTTTCCTGCAGCTGGATGATCAATTTCACCGCACCATGTTCGGCCTGGCCGGACGAGAATTCCTGTGGGGGGTGCTGCAGCAGTTCAATGTGCATTACATCCGCTACCGGAAGCTGCATATGCTGAAGGACGAGAAGCTGGCTACGATTCAGCAGGAGCATCAGCAGCTGCTGGATTATACCCTGCAGGGGGACACGGCGGGGATCGATGAGCTGCTGCATCATCATCTGCGGGCAGATATTGATTCGACGAACTTTCAGGAGCATTTTGCCACTTATATCAAGCAATAA
- the uxuA gene encoding mannonate dehydratase encodes MNMTWRWYGEGNDNITLDHVRQIPGVMGIVWSLHHKVAGEVWEMEEIQKVADQITAKGFSTAVVESVNVHDDIKIGLPSRDKYIDIYIDTIRKLAKVGVKVICYNFMPVFDWTRTELYKELPDGSNALFYEKAAITDNPREMVDRILRGAGEFTMPGWEPERLEKLDDLFAAYADVTEDILFDNLKYFLERIIPVCEEVDIRMAIHPDDPAWPIFGLPRIIRSRDSIRRFLDMVDSPYNGLTFCTGSLGTNPQNDLPAMIREFHDRIYFAHIRNVKVFDNGDFIEVSHRGQDGSVDVAEVVKAYHENGYTGYVRPDHGRHLWGEEKNCRPGYGLYDRAMGIMYLLGVWDSLENAKGAK; translated from the coding sequence ATGAATATGACTTGGAGATGGTATGGCGAGGGCAACGACAATATTACCCTTGACCATGTACGTCAAATTCCCGGAGTAATGGGCATCGTCTGGTCGCTGCATCACAAGGTAGCGGGTGAAGTATGGGAAATGGAAGAAATCCAGAAGGTTGCCGATCAGATTACAGCCAAAGGCTTCAGCACAGCGGTTGTAGAAAGCGTTAACGTTCATGATGATATCAAGATCGGGCTGCCGTCCCGCGACAAATACATTGACATCTATATCGATACCATCCGCAAGCTGGCCAAGGTCGGCGTTAAGGTCATCTGCTACAACTTCATGCCGGTGTTCGACTGGACCCGTACTGAGCTGTATAAGGAGCTGCCGGACGGATCGAATGCACTCTTTTATGAAAAGGCTGCCATTACGGATAATCCGCGCGAAATGGTGGACCGGATTCTGAGGGGTGCCGGAGAATTCACAATGCCGGGCTGGGAGCCGGAGCGGCTGGAGAAGCTGGATGATCTGTTCGCGGCTTACGCCGATGTCACCGAGGATATCCTGTTCGACAACCTGAAGTATTTCCTGGAGCGCATTATTCCGGTGTGTGAAGAAGTGGATATCCGTATGGCGATTCACCCTGACGATCCGGCCTGGCCGATCTTCGGACTGCCGCGCATCATCCGCAGCCGCGATTCCATCCGCCGTTTCCTGGACATGGTCGACAGTCCGTATAACGGCCTTACCTTCTGTACAGGTTCGCTTGGAACCAACCCGCAGAATGATCTTCCGGCGATGATCCGCGAATTCCACGACCGGATTTATTTCGCCCATATTCGCAACGTGAAGGTATTCGACAATGGCGACTTCATTGAAGTATCCCACCGGGGGCAAGATGGCAGCGTGGATGTGGCTGAGGTTGTCAAAGCTTACCACGAGAACGGATACACTGGCTATGTGCGTCCGGACCACGGCAGACATCTCTGGGGCGAAGAGAAAAACTGCCGTCCGGGTTATGGCCTGTACGACAGAGCGATGGGCATTATGTATCTGCTGGGCGTATGGGACAGCCTGGAGAATGCCAAGGGGGCGAAATAA
- a CDS encoding AraC family transcriptional regulator yields the protein MVSAFLPPVLGQCLSETIIPDVKTTLNLFGMHLRKVSGEWDYPLHAHPQYEFNYVLEGEQLFTVNNRSYIQRAGDLVLLRPGDSHASRSGNGQAFTYFCIHFDIDDKLLISLLSRLDHVLFPSASNIAHKLGPILSKLVDISGSISGDITMSQRMRLQSAVFDLFAQLWEAFSIEADLSSPATYEKIELAHQIRGRLQGLVYQQFKLELPYDSHYGIDDIASELGISASHCYRVFRQVFGISPREFLSEQMLHEAKVLLDDPSLSVSRISGILGYRDIAHFSRQFKRWHGTSPREYRESGL from the coding sequence TTGGTTTCCGCTTTTTTACCGCCTGTATTGGGTCAATGCCTTAGTGAAACGATCATCCCGGATGTGAAAACCACGCTTAACCTGTTTGGTATGCATCTGCGCAAGGTCAGCGGGGAATGGGATTATCCGCTGCACGCCCATCCGCAATATGAATTCAACTATGTGCTCGAAGGGGAGCAACTGTTTACCGTTAATAACCGCAGCTATATCCAACGGGCCGGAGACTTAGTACTGCTCCGGCCGGGAGATTCTCATGCCAGCCGCAGCGGAAACGGCCAGGCTTTTACGTATTTCTGCATTCATTTTGATATCGATGACAAGCTCCTGATCTCCTTGCTCAGCCGCCTGGATCACGTACTCTTCCCTTCCGCAAGCAATATTGCCCATAAGCTAGGGCCCATCCTCTCCAAATTGGTGGATATTTCAGGCTCTATCTCGGGAGACATCACCATGTCACAGCGCATGAGGCTGCAGTCCGCCGTCTTCGATCTGTTCGCCCAGCTGTGGGAAGCCTTCTCTATTGAAGCTGATCTGTCTTCCCCTGCCACCTATGAGAAGATTGAGCTGGCCCACCAGATCCGCGGCCGCCTTCAGGGGCTGGTCTACCAGCAATTCAAGCTGGAGCTGCCCTATGACAGCCATTACGGAATTGATGATATTGCCTCGGAGCTCGGGATCAGCGCCTCGCACTGCTACCGGGTGTTCCGCCAGGTGTTCGGCATCTCGCCCCGGGAGTTTCTGTCCGAACAGATGCTCCATGAAGCTAAGGTCCTGCTGGATGATCCCAGCCTGTCCGTCAGCCGGATATCAGGCATTCTCGGCTACCGCGATATTGCCCATTTCAGCCGGCAGTTCAAGCGCTGGCACGGCACCTCACCGCGCGAATACCGCGAGTCCGGACTATAG